From the Ruminiclostridium josui JCM 17888 genome, one window contains:
- a CDS encoding ABC transporter ATP-binding protein, which produces MSGKSVKHERTKKQGFMGGRGPMGMKTEKAKDFKGTMKKLLTYMKPYRFSIIIVLIFAVGSAAFSIVGPKILGKAVTKIYLGLVDKVSGTGNGIDFEYIGETLLFLIGLYAISAIFSFVQGYVMAGVAQKVSYSMRKNISQKINRMPLKFFDKVTHGEVLSRVTNDIDTVSQTLNQSLSQMFSSFTLLIGVLIMMLSISWIMTLASVLIIPLSVILISVIVKKSQKYFKDQQEYLGHVNGHVEEIYSGHNIMKAFNGEKKAIEQFDSLNDTLYKSAWKSQFLSGMMPPIMMFVGNIGYVLVTILGGWLTIKNKIEVGDIVSFIQYVRTFQQPIGQAAQIANVLQSTAAAAERVFAFLEEEEEVEDISNPADTSNIRGEVEFKNVHFGYNPEKIIINDFSAKVKPGQRVAIVGPTGAGKTTMVKLLMRFYDLNSGGIFIDGININDFKRNDLRDLFGMVLQDTWLFNGSIMENIRYGRLDATDEEVKEAAKAAHAHHFIKTLPEGYNMILNEEASNVSQGQKQLLTIARAILSNPKILILDEATSSVDTRTEVLIQKAMENLMKDRTSFIIAHRLSTIRDADLILVMKDGDIAEQGNHEELLAANGFYASLYNSQFETEEAS; this is translated from the coding sequence ATGAGTGGAAAATCAGTAAAGCATGAGAGAACAAAAAAACAAGGGTTTATGGGCGGTCGTGGTCCAATGGGAATGAAAACAGAAAAGGCCAAGGACTTTAAAGGTACAATGAAAAAATTGCTAACCTATATGAAACCCTACAGATTCTCTATTATAATAGTGCTTATATTTGCTGTGGGCAGTGCCGCATTTTCCATTGTAGGACCAAAGATATTGGGAAAAGCGGTTACAAAGATTTATCTTGGTTTGGTGGATAAAGTCAGTGGTACAGGTAATGGAATTGACTTTGAATATATTGGAGAAACACTATTATTTCTTATAGGCTTGTATGCGATAAGTGCTATATTCTCATTCGTGCAGGGTTATGTAATGGCAGGAGTAGCACAGAAGGTTTCGTATAGTATGAGAAAAAATATTTCTCAGAAAATAAACCGCATGCCATTAAAGTTTTTTGACAAAGTTACTCATGGAGAAGTTTTATCAAGAGTTACAAATGATATTGATACTGTTAGCCAAACATTAAATCAAAGCTTGTCACAGATGTTTTCTTCTTTTACATTACTTATTGGCGTATTGATAATGATGTTGTCAATAAGCTGGATTATGACATTAGCATCTGTACTTATAATACCTTTATCAGTTATTCTAATATCTGTAATTGTTAAAAAGTCACAGAAGTACTTTAAAGATCAACAGGAATATTTAGGCCATGTTAACGGTCATGTTGAAGAAATATATAGCGGACACAACATAATGAAGGCCTTTAACGGTGAGAAAAAAGCAATTGAACAGTTTGACAGTCTCAATGATACACTGTATAAATCAGCTTGGAAATCACAGTTTCTTTCCGGTATGATGCCACCAATAATGATGTTTGTAGGAAATATAGGTTATGTTTTGGTAACTATACTGGGTGGATGGCTTACAATCAAGAATAAAATTGAGGTTGGAGATATTGTTTCATTCATTCAATATGTTCGTACATTCCAACAGCCAATAGGTCAGGCGGCACAGATTGCAAATGTTCTTCAGTCCACAGCAGCTGCTGCCGAAAGAGTTTTTGCTTTCCTTGAAGAAGAGGAAGAAGTAGAGGATATTTCAAACCCTGCGGATACTTCAAATATTAGAGGCGAAGTTGAATTTAAAAATGTTCACTTTGGATACAATCCTGAGAAAATCATAATCAATGACTTCTCAGCAAAGGTAAAACCGGGTCAAAGAGTGGCTATAGTTGGTCCTACAGGAGCAGGTAAGACAACAATGGTTAAACTTTTAATGCGCTTTTATGATTTAAACAGCGGTGGCATATTTATTGACGGTATTAATATTAATGATTTCAAACGAAATGATTTACGTGATTTGTTTGGAATGGTTCTTCAGGATACATGGCTGTTTAATGGAAGTATAATGGAAAATATCCGTTACGGAAGATTGGATGCAACTGATGAAGAGGTTAAGGAAGCAGCCAAGGCAGCGCATGCCCACCACTTTATAAAGACGCTTCCGGAAGGCTATAACATGATTTTGAATGAAGAGGCCAGCAATGTATCACAAGGTCAGAAACAGCTACTTACAATAGCCAGAGCTATTTTGTCAAATCCTAAGATTCTTATTCTGGATGAAGCAACCAGCTCAGTTGATACACGTACGGAAGTATTGATACAAAAGGCTATGGAAAACTTAATGAAGGATAGAACAAGTTTTATCATTGCTCACAGACTGTCAACAATCAGAGATGCAGACTTGATTCTGGTTATGAAGGACGGAGATATCGCAGAGCAGGGTAACCATGAGGAACTCCTTGCTGCAAACGGTTTCTATGCCTCATTGTACAACAGTCAGTTTGAAACTGAGGAAGCATCATAA